ggtttCACTTCCCATAAAATGGTTGAAAAGTATTTTTCTACAACTTTCAAGAACGAGTAAGAACAGGTTTTTCTGATATCAGAGTGTTTCTATTATTACACAAAAATTACGAACGCTCGAATAACAACAAGAAACTAAAAATTGCTTCCGCAAGTGAAAGCGCATGCGCGGtctttcaataatttttgatttttaaaatagaaGTACAGTAAGGTGTAATCGTCTTCTTCCGtaacttaatttatttttattttttagacacAACATACTTGTGTAGTTACTATTCCACAATGGAAAAACAAGCCGCCATTTTGTTTGCACTGTTACTTTTTCTCTTCGTTAATGACGTCAGCAGCAAGTTAACTCAATCCAAATGTTTCCCGCTCGAAGTTCCAGCTGAAAAAATTCGAATTGCGGGATGCTTTGAACGCACCGTGAAAATGAACAAATGTATCGGTGCATGCCATTCTATCGATCTCTTACCTGAAAGTAGGAGCAGTCGATCTACAATGTGCAACTGCTGCCAACCGGCTGAGTTTGAAGACCTGGTTATTGATATCGGTTGTGCAACAGAAGAGGGAGTTACAAAAGTTAGTAAAGTGACTATTAAGAATCCTATACGGTGTAGCTGTACGCCGTGTAGAAAATCGAGTTCTCCATAAGCAATTTGGTGGAGATATTCTCTAATATCTTATCGCATGTGTTTTATAGACGACTTGAACCATCATCCATCCGcccgtttttaaaaacaacgccCATGGATATATACAACTATTTTAAAGACAGACGAAGATTCCTTTTAAAGATTTAATAATGTCAGGAGATGTGAAATGTTTATATTCAATGAATATGTTTGCaattaaagtaaaaagaaaaaatagaatgTTAAAATTTCTGTAGAACAGTATTAAATGGAAAAAAACGAAATTTACAATAATATTTGTAACGAAAACAGACAAATGtttgaaaaacttttgaaaacaatgtttttttcctTCCCAACACGCCTCTTTGTATACGGACATTGTCCAGAGGGACACAAGAAGAGAAAGGGCAAATGAGGCATTGATAGCGCGTAGGTAAATATTGCGGCCTTTCTTTGTAACGAAAGTTAATTAGCTGAAAGTGAACATCCTTTTAATTAGAGCACTTCGACATATGACATATTCTGACATGTAACATTCCAGTCTAAAATGATCTAAATTAATAAAAggtcaaaataaattaatttgacTTTTTGCACAAAAGTCTATTGCAGAAAAGCTAGTTTCGATTTCGTAGGCCATAAAAAGGTTTTTCCTCGGGACAGAGGTTGTAATAAAAACCGAGGAAGAATCACCCCAGCGGTCACACCCCGGTCACGCTTTGTACCAAAGCCTGTAAGAGTCTTTCACTGCTACATTTTAGTCGATGTTGCTTGCAGCGGATTTAAAACAACGTCATGTCGGCATCTCAGCGACATTTGTGTGTCGGCTGAAAGggttttcaaattaagaaaaggcCTTGGGATGTACTGTAATCgaggaaaacaaagaaacaaacaaacatgacAGTGAAGGGTGGTTGTTTGTTTTGATACTATTTTGTCAGATTCCGCgtcataaacaaaaattatctattgggaaatttttttaacttaaaaatatttctgcTCAAATTAATGTGAAGTACGATGTCATTAACTCgtcgccatatttgtttacattcttaGACGTAAAAGTACTAGTCCCCAGACCCATTCTCGACGTCAGAGCTTAACCTTGAAATTAGTAGTACTACTTTCAAGGTTTtattctcaaagagctctggggacgagaatggccCAGACCATATGAAATTCTATTGATTCAATTCCATGACCTAgctttaaaaatgttgtaaaatgaaAACCTCGGAAAGAATTTAATCTCAACCCCTTTTTAGATTCACGTttggaaaaaattaataaaccttgggaaattaaaaaaaaaattgagagaaaaaatgaattacaaATAGACTATCTTAAAGATTATCAAATTAATAAATCTAACGCTTGTTTCTTATGACACAATTGACATATATAGAAGTTTGTAATTAAAATGTAAGCGTTCCACACAATTAATCATAATTGTGATAATCGTGATATACCTTATTAGCGGTCGCAGTTAACAAAGTCATtaataattactttaattgaCATAGCCTGTCGTTAATCGTTTTTGTAAGGTAGTTTTGTCTGTTAACATAAAATGCTAAAGGAGCCTGGATCTGCCATACTGATGATCCTAATCTAATTCGATTAGAAATGACAGCCAACCATGGAAACCAATTTAAGTTTAAGTagctaaataaataagtaaatcaagcattgtgcattgttcattgtAAAATGCACTGTCATTCTGTTTTATCGTTCTTCCAATCATAACGTACGCGCCATctcaaaattataatttatcgGCACGCGCCATATTAAACATTGGCAATTTTGTTACCAGGacttttaagtttgtttttataGGTTATTTGTTTCAGTACCTATACCGCTAGTTTTCAGGACTTCGTTGTTCTCTTAAACACTTTAGCTTTGTCACCTTAATAAAAGCTGTAATCTGTGTGGTCAGAATGATTCACTTCGAAAACATTCCCCTCTTTCCCCCTCTCCTCCGCCGGATAACTTTATTACC
The genomic region above belongs to Hydractinia symbiolongicarpus strain clone_291-10 chromosome 4, HSymV2.1, whole genome shotgun sequence and contains:
- the LOC130641235 gene encoding bursicon-like produces the protein MEKQAAILFALLLFLFVNDVSSKLTQSKCFPLEVPAEKIRIAGCFERTVKMNKCIGACHSIDLLPESRSSRSTMCNCCQPAEFEDLVIDIGCATEEGVTKVSKVTIKNPIRCSCTPCRKSSSP